Proteins encoded together in one Diabrotica undecimpunctata isolate CICGRU chromosome 3, icDiaUnde3, whole genome shotgun sequence window:
- the LOC140435900 gene encoding uncharacterized protein: protein MACQTAATNYAVPRATLQRRIRKYQANQDMSCAVKKGMGFFKPVFTPEQELELVGYIQDMENRLFGLTSRDLRKVAYQLAERNEISHNFNHTTKMAGEDWLSAFLKKHDVLSLGKPEATSAARAMGFNKISVNTFFELLTTTIEKYQITADRLFNVDETGITTVAKSLNKIIATKGKKQVGSLSSAERGKMLTVEICMGADGSFMPPLFIFPRKRMKPELLDGAPPGSWAE, encoded by the coding sequence ATGGCGTGTCAAACTGCTGCTACAAATTATGCTGTTCCTCGTGCTACTTTACAACGTCGCATACGTAAATACCAAGCCAATCAAGACATGTCTTGTGCCGTTAAAAAAGGCATGGGATTCTTCAAACCGGTATTTACACCAGAGCAGGAATTGGAATTGGTTGGCTATATTCAAGATATGGAAAATCGCCTTTTTGGGCTTACATCAAGAGACCTTCGAAAAGTTGCATATCAGTTAGCAGAACGAAACGAAATTTCCCATAACTTTAATCATACCACCAAAATGGCGGGAGAAGATTGGTTGTCTGCTTTCCTTAAAAAGCATGATGTTCTATCTTTGGGAAAACCAGAGGCAACTTCTGCAGCACGCGCTATGGGGTTTAACAAAATTTCAGTAAATACGTTCTTTGAACTTCTAACTACGACTATTGAGAAATACCAGATAACGGCAGATCGATTATTTAATGTTGATGAGACTGGCATAACCACTGTTGCCAAAAGTCTCAATAAAATTATCGCAACCAAAGGGAAAAAGCAAGTTGGGTCTTTGTCGTCCGCAGAGAGAGGGAAGATGCTTACTGTGGAAATATGTATGGGTGCAGATGGTTCATTCATGCCTCCACTTTTTATTTTTCCAAGGAAACGAATGAAGCCGGAACTGTTAGATGGCGCACCACCAGGGTCTTGGGCTGAGTGA